Proteins encoded together in one Planctomyces sp. SH-PL14 window:
- the atpG gene encoding ATP synthase F1 subunit gamma — translation MANARLLVKRRKAVRNIAKITRTMELIATARFKKAMDRAAAAASYTKKINEIVADLAKAKLSFEHPLLKQPAEEKNVVLLILTSNRGLCGGYNSGLLRLAMARLKELRAQGKNVQIEMSGRRGIAFAKFEKLPLAHSYTEFEDKPRFDEVNPIATRYINDFIAGKIDRVDVVYQRFLSAARQQASVQTLLPIGDLAEEAGSGTTNVDYEFLPSPREILEQIVPEAFKARFFKCFLDSAVGEQIARRVAMKAANENAQDMIKSLSMAYNRARQSQITSELSEIIGGAAALE, via the coding sequence ATGGCCAACGCTCGACTTCTTGTGAAGCGCCGCAAGGCGGTTCGGAATATTGCCAAGATCACGCGGACGATGGAACTCATCGCCACCGCGCGGTTCAAGAAGGCAATGGACCGGGCTGCCGCCGCCGCGTCGTACACGAAGAAGATCAACGAGATCGTCGCCGACCTGGCCAAGGCGAAGCTGAGCTTCGAGCACCCGCTCCTGAAGCAGCCGGCGGAAGAGAAGAACGTCGTCCTCCTGATCCTGACGTCGAACCGCGGCCTGTGCGGCGGCTACAACTCGGGTCTCCTGCGGCTGGCGATGGCTCGCCTGAAGGAGCTCCGGGCTCAGGGGAAGAACGTTCAGATCGAGATGTCGGGCCGTCGCGGGATCGCCTTCGCCAAGTTCGAAAAGCTGCCGCTGGCCCACAGCTACACCGAGTTCGAAGACAAGCCTCGTTTCGACGAGGTCAACCCGATCGCGACCCGCTACATCAACGACTTCATCGCGGGAAAGATTGACCGCGTCGACGTCGTCTACCAGCGGTTCCTGTCGGCGGCCCGTCAGCAGGCGTCGGTCCAGACCCTTCTGCCGATCGGCGACCTCGCCGAAGAAGCCGGAAGCGGGACGACGAACGTCGACTACGAGTTCCTGCCGAGCCCGCGGGAGATCCTGGAGCAGATCGTCCCGGAGGCCTTCAAGGCCCGGTTCTTCAAGTGCTTCCTCGATTCGGCGGTCGGTGAGCAGATTGCCCGCCGCGTCGCCATGAAGGCGGCCAACGAGAACGCGCAGGACATGATCAAGTCCCTCTCGATGGCCTACAACCGGGCTCGCCAGAGCCAGATCACGTCGGAACTCAGCGAAATCATCGGCGGCGCCGCCGCTTTGGAATAA
- the atpA gene encoding F0F1 ATP synthase subunit alpha, translating into MKFKADEIASVLTGEIANFQGQLQTAEVGKVIEVGDGIARAVGLSSAMAGEMVEFKSGTRGMCFNLEENSVGIVILGDYLKIQEGDEVKTTGALLSVPVGESMIGRVIDPLGNPLDGKGPVITDQTRPIEFPAPGVAQRQPVKQPLQTGIKAVDAMTPVGRGQRELIIGDRKTGKSAVAIDTIINQKGGDVICIYVACGQRASSVAGIVEALREKGAMDYTIVVSASASDPAPLQYFAPYAGAAIAEHFMYQGKHTLCVYDDLTKQAQAYRQMSLLMRRPPGREAYPGDIFYCHSRLLERAAKLSDELGGGSMTALPIIETLEGEVSAYIPTNVISITDGQIYLEPSLFFAGVRPAINVGISVSRVGGNAQTKAMKKVAGSLRLDLAAFRELEAFAQLGTELDKATQTQLDRGKRMIELLKQPQYEPLSFADQVISIYAGTKGYLDHVPVARVAEAEKQLLQFIRDEKSEVRDALLNTKDLSGDTENLLKAALEAFRARYKYETAPAAAAAPTAAAAPKAEPKKAVAAH; encoded by the coding sequence ATGAAATTCAAAGCGGACGAAATCGCTTCAGTATTGACGGGTGAAATTGCCAACTTCCAGGGGCAGCTCCAGACTGCCGAAGTGGGCAAGGTCATCGAGGTCGGGGACGGGATCGCCCGCGCCGTCGGTCTCTCCTCCGCCATGGCGGGGGAGATGGTCGAGTTCAAGAGCGGCACGCGCGGCATGTGCTTCAACCTGGAAGAGAACTCCGTGGGGATCGTGATCCTCGGGGACTATCTCAAGATCCAGGAAGGGGACGAAGTCAAGACGACCGGCGCGCTCCTCTCGGTTCCCGTCGGGGAATCGATGATCGGCCGCGTCATCGACCCGCTCGGCAACCCGCTCGACGGCAAGGGCCCGGTCATCACCGACCAGACCCGCCCGATCGAGTTCCCGGCCCCCGGCGTCGCCCAGCGGCAGCCGGTCAAGCAGCCGCTCCAGACCGGGATCAAGGCGGTCGACGCCATGACCCCCGTCGGCCGCGGCCAGCGGGAACTGATCATCGGCGACCGCAAGACCGGCAAGTCGGCCGTCGCGATCGACACGATCATCAACCAGAAGGGCGGCGACGTCATCTGTATCTACGTCGCCTGCGGACAGCGGGCGTCGTCGGTCGCCGGGATCGTGGAAGCGCTCCGCGAGAAAGGCGCGATGGACTACACCATCGTCGTCTCCGCGTCCGCTTCGGACCCCGCTCCGCTGCAGTACTTCGCCCCCTACGCCGGGGCGGCGATCGCCGAACACTTCATGTACCAGGGGAAGCACACCCTGTGCGTGTACGACGACCTGACGAAGCAGGCCCAGGCCTACCGCCAGATGTCGCTCCTCATGCGGCGTCCTCCCGGACGCGAGGCGTATCCCGGGGACATCTTCTACTGCCACAGCCGCCTCCTCGAACGCGCGGCCAAGCTCTCGGACGAGCTCGGCGGCGGCTCGATGACCGCCCTGCCGATCATCGAAACGCTCGAAGGGGAAGTGTCGGCCTACATCCCGACGAACGTGATTTCGATCACGGACGGCCAGATCTACCTCGAACCGTCGCTGTTCTTCGCCGGGGTCCGCCCCGCCATCAACGTCGGTATTTCCGTGTCTCGCGTCGGTGGTAACGCCCAGACGAAGGCCATGAAAAAGGTCGCCGGCTCGCTCCGTCTCGACCTCGCCGCCTTCCGCGAACTGGAAGCGTTCGCCCAGCTCGGTACCGAACTCGACAAGGCGACGCAGACACAGCTCGACCGCGGCAAGCGGATGATCGAGCTCCTCAAGCAGCCGCAGTACGAGCCGCTCTCCTTCGCCGACCAAGTCATCTCGATCTACGCCGGTACGAAGGGGTACCTCGACCACGTTCCGGTCGCCCGCGTGGCCGAAGCCGAGAAGCAGCTCCTCCAGTTCATCCGCGATGAGAAGTCGGAAGTCCGCGACGCCCTTCTGAACACGAAGGACCTGAGCGGCGACACCGAGAACCTCCTCAAGGCCGCCCTGGAAGCGTTCCGCGCCCGGTACAAGTACGAGACCGCTCCGGCCGCAGCAGCCGCCCCGACCGCAGCGGCGGCTCCGAAGGCCGAACCGAAGAAGGCTGTGGCCGCCCACTAG
- the atpH gene encoding ATP synthase F1 subunit delta: MTTHIEQAPVRPTHVLADPSEQAVARVYAVSYLDAAQQAGQHDPLEDLESFVSEVLGSSRDFNSLLTSVVTTREQKAELIDRIVKPRASEFFTNFLHVLARHERLDLLPVIAQQARLEFDVRSNRKRVAVKSAVPLSDEQSGAVAERLRSTFGFEPILETQVDPSLLGGLVVQVGDTVYDGSLRTQLKSLKQRLRERYLNEIQSGRNRFSIDG; encoded by the coding sequence ATGACGACGCACATCGAACAAGCACCGGTCCGCCCCACCCATGTCCTGGCTGATCCCAGCGAGCAGGCCGTGGCGCGGGTCTACGCGGTGTCCTATCTCGATGCCGCCCAGCAGGCGGGTCAGCACGACCCGCTTGAGGACTTGGAGTCGTTCGTTTCCGAGGTTCTCGGAAGCTCCCGCGATTTCAATTCGCTTCTGACCTCGGTCGTTACGACCCGGGAGCAGAAGGCGGAACTGATCGACCGCATCGTCAAGCCGCGGGCGTCGGAGTTCTTTACGAACTTCCTGCACGTCCTGGCCCGGCACGAACGGCTCGACCTGCTTCCGGTCATTGCCCAGCAGGCGCGGTTGGAGTTCGACGTCCGGTCGAATCGCAAGCGGGTGGCGGTCAAGAGCGCAGTCCCGCTCAGCGATGAGCAGTCCGGCGCCGTGGCCGAGCGTTTAAGAAGTACATTCGGTTTCGAGCCCATTCTCGAAACGCAGGTCGACCCCTCCCTGTTGGGAGGGTTGGTCGTTCAGGTCGGCGACACCGTTTACGACGGTTCACTGCGCACTCAGCTCAAGTCACTCAAGCAGCGTTTGCGCGAGAGGTACCTCAATGAAATTCAAAGCGGACGAAATCGCTTCAGTATTGACGGGTGA
- a CDS encoding ATP synthase F0 subunit B translates to MQRIRRLVLTIALSLGFTLAAGSAARAQEAPPAPAAAAPAAGEAAHGDAHADHGHGGHHAHIGEDVSKAVKDPSEFSPDLAIYTFIVFLVLFFSLQSLAWPKISGALDAREAGIRQAIADAETSRLQAESFMKEHKGRLEAVEEHVKGLVAEGRRDAETVKASILKQAEAEAEAIKNRALAEISRAKDQALSEIFDSLAGQVSAATERVLGSGLSGADHDRLIRDAINQVSSKA, encoded by the coding sequence GTGCAACGCATTCGCCGTCTCGTCCTGACGATCGCCCTCTCGCTGGGATTCACCCTGGCCGCCGGCTCCGCCGCGCGGGCCCAGGAAGCCCCCCCCGCACCGGCCGCCGCAGCCCCTGCTGCCGGCGAAGCCGCTCATGGCGACGCTCATGCCGATCACGGTCACGGCGGGCACCACGCCCACATCGGCGAAGATGTCAGCAAGGCGGTGAAGGACCCTTCGGAGTTCTCGCCCGACCTCGCGATCTACACCTTCATCGTCTTCCTCGTGCTGTTCTTCAGCCTCCAGTCCCTGGCCTGGCCGAAGATCTCCGGGGCGCTCGATGCCCGTGAAGCGGGAATCCGGCAGGCGATCGCCGATGCCGAGACCTCGCGTCTCCAGGCCGAGTCGTTCATGAAGGAGCACAAGGGGCGTCTCGAGGCGGTGGAAGAGCACGTCAAGGGGCTCGTTGCCGAAGGTCGCCGCGATGCGGAGACCGTCAAGGCGAGCATCCTGAAGCAGGCGGAAGCGGAAGCGGAAGCGATCAAGAACCGCGCTCTCGCCGAGATCAGCCGGGCCAAGGACCAGGCGCTCAGCGAGATCTTCGACTCGCTGGCCGGCCAGGTCAGCGCGGCGACGGAGCGGGTTCTCGGAAGCGGCCTGAGCGGGGCGGACCATGACCGCCTCATCCGGGACGCTATCAATCAGGTTTCGTCCAAGGCGTAA